In 'Nostoc azollae' 0708, the following are encoded in one genomic region:
- a CDS encoding glycosyltransferase family 4 protein: protein MNRVNNSFSNQLIINLSIIFSQPTGISNYALNLFPYLQSLQPTLLTAQKYSEFNCYPVPNDLTPADGIKGHLRRLMWTQFQLPKIYKNFKSQLLFSPIPEAPLYSNCRFIIMSHDMIPLHFPKPFSPLTPYHRYYTPQVFKEAQHIICNSEATAKDITEFYQIPTSKITPILLAHNRTHFRCLNLPTSNYFLYIGRQDPYKNLQRLISSFAALPNKGDYELWLAGPTDKRYTPLLQAQVEELGITHRVKFLNYVPYSELPTIINQAVALVFPSLWEGFGFPVLEAMACGTPVITSNLSSLPEVAGDAAILINPHNTGEITEAMQAIINDSGMRKQLCQKGIERANLFSWEKTGLATAEVLKQYF, encoded by the coding sequence ATGAACAGAGTAAATAATTCCTTCTCTAATCAATTAATAATAAATTTATCTATTATCTTCTCTCAACCAACCGGCATCAGCAACTATGCTCTAAATTTATTTCCCTATTTACAATCTCTCCAACCTACCCTATTAACAGCGCAAAAATATTCTGAATTCAACTGCTACCCAGTCCCAAATGATCTTACTCCTGCTGACGGTATTAAAGGACATTTACGCCGGCTAATGTGGACACAATTTCAACTGCCAAAGATATATAAAAACTTTAAATCTCAACTTTTATTTTCCCCCATACCAGAAGCACCTCTTTACAGTAACTGTCGTTTTATCATCATGTCTCATGACATGATACCATTACACTTTCCCAAACCATTTTCACCGCTAACACCATACCACCGTTACTATACTCCCCAAGTGTTTAAGGAAGCACAACATATTATTTGTAACTCAGAAGCAACCGCTAAAGACATCACCGAATTTTACCAAATACCCACCAGTAAAATCACACCTATTCTCCTAGCACACAATCGCACTCACTTCCGTTGTCTGAACCTACCCACCAGTAATTACTTCCTATACATCGGTCGTCAAGACCCTTACAAAAACTTGCAGCGACTCATCAGTTCCTTTGCTGCGCTACCTAATAAGGGAGATTATGAACTATGGTTAGCAGGTCCCACTGATAAACGTTACACCCCATTATTGCAAGCGCAAGTTGAAGAACTGGGTATCACTCATCGTGTCAAATTCCTCAACTACGTACCTTACAGTGAACTACCAACAATCATAAATCAAGCAGTTGCTCTCGTTTTTCCGAGTTTGTGGGAAGGGTTTGGTTTTCCTGTCCTGGAAGCAATGGCTTGTGGAACTCCCGTTATTACCTCTAATCTTTCTTCACTTCCCGAAGTAGCTGGTGATGCTGCTATTCTCATTAATCCTCATAACACAGGGGAAATCACAGAAGCAATGCAAGCAATTATCAATGATTCAGGAATGAGAAAACAACTTTGTCAAAAAGGCATAGAGAGAGCAAATTTGTTTAGCTGGGAAAAAACCGGACTTGCTACAGCAGAAGTTTTAAAACAATATTTCTGA
- the hetI gene encoding 4'-phosphopantetheinyl transferase HetI → MNTFNHFWLPAPTNLILSSDDVHIWKIDLIQPESQLQLFRESLSSDEISRAERFYFPEHSQRFIAGRGSLRTILGSYLGVEPAQVEFEYQQRGKPILAAKFADSGLLFNLSHSQDLGLCGVSYQRLIGVDLEYLRPMSDLENLAKRFFLPSEYEVIKFLSNEQKQQVFFRYWTCKEAYLKATGDGLVQLEKIEVYLTPTAPAQLLLPGDWSLQELVPADNFAAAVVVANTGISFQFWQS, encoded by the coding sequence GTGAATACATTTAATCATTTTTGGCTACCTGCTCCCACAAATTTGATTTTGTCGTCAGATGATGTACATATCTGGAAAATAGACCTGATTCAACCGGAATCACAATTACAATTGTTTCGTGAATCATTATCTAGTGATGAAATTAGTCGTGCTGAACGGTTTTATTTTCCTGAACATAGTCAGCGTTTTATTGCTGGTCGTGGTAGTCTTCGCACTATTTTAGGAAGCTATTTAGGTGTAGAACCTGCACAGGTAGAGTTTGAATATCAACAGCGTGGTAAGCCAATTTTAGCAGCTAAGTTTGCTGATAGTGGGCTGTTATTTAATCTATCTCACTCTCAAGATTTGGGTTTATGTGGTGTGAGTTATCAAAGATTAATAGGGGTAGATTTGGAATATCTTCGCCCTATGTCAGATTTAGAAAATCTTGCCAAAAGGTTCTTTTTACCAAGTGAATATGAAGTAATCAAATTTCTTTCCAATGAACAAAAACAACAAGTATTTTTTCGTTACTGGACTTGCAAAGAAGCTTATTTAAAAGCTACTGGAGATGGTTTAGTTCAACTGGAAAAAATTGAGGTTTATTTGACACCAACAGCACCTGCTCAATTACTTCTACCTGGAGATTGGAGTTTGCAGGAGTTAGTACCAGCAGATAATTTTGCCGCAGCGGTAGTTGTGGCTAATACTGGTATAAGTTTCCAGTTTTGGCAATCATAA
- a CDS encoding YheT family hydrolase has translation MVYDSTYNPPYFLRNGVAMTAYTALQAGRNWETSVPYPEPLYQQVIFTGGQDVAIFGWVAIPKNAHSTIVGTYGITGELEQQWFLRLMGCKAYSQGYAVVLFDWRAHGKTAELSPTLTSDGLYEGEDFVRIAAEAAKMGCPNKFWLTGYSLGGQLALWGIKAAVDLGIKGIDVAGGAVICPSLDSLRSLTYLVTTPFGKYVEPRIAGQLKKLAWKIHEHHPGHFDAAAIERANSIWGFDEELVIGRLGFSSVGEYYEATNGLNILPQLQKPTLVLYAADDPLFHPGIVPDLKIASSQNPSIDLLLTRYGGHVGYVSSKKCQYQNQDPDQWWAWNRILQWIEEKQRDKLELVSSF, from the coding sequence ATGGTCTATGACTCTACCTACAATCCGCCATATTTCTTACGAAATGGCGTTGCTATGACTGCTTACACTGCCTTGCAGGCAGGACGTAACTGGGAAACTAGCGTTCCCTATCCAGAACCACTTTATCAGCAAGTGATATTTACTGGTGGGCAGGATGTAGCAATTTTCGGTTGGGTTGCTATTCCTAAAAATGCTCATAGCACTATTGTTGGTACTTATGGCATTACAGGGGAGTTGGAACAACAATGGTTTTTGAGGTTAATGGGATGTAAAGCATACTCGCAAGGATACGCTGTGGTGTTATTTGATTGGCGAGCGCATGGTAAAACGGCTGAATTATCCCCAACGTTAACTTCTGATGGGTTGTATGAAGGGGAAGATTTTGTGAGAATTGCGGCTGAAGCAGCAAAAATGGGCTGTCCAAATAAATTTTGGTTGACGGGGTACTCTTTGGGCGGTCAACTGGCTCTGTGGGGCATAAAAGCCGCTGTAGATTTAGGAATTAAAGGGATTGATGTTGCTGGTGGGGCGGTAATTTGTCCGAGTTTAGATTCCTTGCGATCCCTTACCTATTTAGTAACAACACCCTTTGGTAAGTACGTAGAACCCCGTATTGCTGGACAATTAAAAAAACTAGCCTGGAAAATACATGAACATCATCCCGGCCATTTTGATGCAGCAGCTATTGAACGTGCTAACAGCATTTGGGGATTTGATGAAGAATTAGTAATAGGGCGTTTGGGTTTTTCATCTGTGGGAGAATATTATGAAGCCACCAATGGGTTAAATATTTTACCTCAGTTACAAAAACCAACTTTAGTTCTTTATGCTGCGGATGATCCTTTATTTCATCCCGGTATTGTTCCTGATTTAAAAATTGCCAGTTCCCAAAATCCAAGCATAGATTTACTACTCACTCGCTATGGTGGTCATGTTGGTTATGTGAGCAGTAAGAAATGCCAATATCAAAATCAAGATCCTGATCAATGGTGGGCTTGGAATCGTATTTTACAGTGGATCGAGGAAAAACAAAGAGACAAACTAGAGCTAGTATCCTCATTTTGA
- a CDS encoding response regulator transcription factor, whose protein sequence is MPRILVIDDDPAISELVAVNLEMAGYDVSQAEDGIKGQALALQLQPDLIMLDLMLPRVDGFTICQRLRRDERTAEIPVLMLTALSQTQYKVEGFNAGADDYLTKPFEVEEMLARVRALLRRTDRIPQAAKHSEILNYGSLTLVPERFEAIWFGETVKLTHLEFELLHCLLQRHGQTVSPSEILREVWGYDPDDDIETIRVHIRHLRTKLEPDPRHPRYIKTVYGAGYCLELPSLPPSAEGTTATVVE, encoded by the coding sequence ATGCCGAGGATTCTTGTCATAGACGATGACCCAGCGATTTCAGAACTTGTTGCCGTCAACTTGGAAATGGCTGGCTATGATGTTAGTCAAGCTGAAGACGGCATCAAAGGTCAGGCGCTGGCCCTCCAGCTACAACCCGACTTGATAATGCTCGATCTCATGTTACCGAGAGTAGACGGGTTTACCATTTGCCAACGCCTACGTCGGGATGAACGCACCGCAGAAATTCCTGTATTGATGTTGACGGCTTTAAGCCAAACTCAATACAAAGTAGAAGGATTTAATGCGGGTGCAGATGACTACTTGACCAAACCATTTGAAGTTGAAGAAATGTTAGCGCGGGTGCGGGCTTTATTAAGAAGGACTGACCGTATCCCTCAAGCAGCAAAACACAGTGAAATCCTCAACTATGGTTCTCTTACCCTCGTTCCAGAAAGATTTGAGGCCATTTGGTTCGGTGAAACTGTGAAACTGACTCACTTAGAGTTTGAACTACTTCATTGTTTGCTTCAACGTCATGGTCAAACAGTTTCTCCCAGCGAAATTCTGCGAGAAGTTTGGGGTTATGACCCTGACGACGACATAGAAACCATTCGGGTGCATATTCGCCATCTGCGAACTAAACTCGAACCAGATCCCCGTCATCCTCGCTATATCAAGACTGTTTATGGTGCCGGATACTGTCTAGAGTTACCTAGTCTACCACCATCAGCTGAGGGAACTACCGCTACAGTAGTTGAGTAA
- a CDS encoding S8 family serine peptidase yields the protein MELWETGERKEMKASLEHIAETLEYLSSDTAPMRISNSYVGDYLCIARIKVTHEVLESLLELEPVKEIDCRPQPAFDRTADYNLPTSRLPEVISPPEENSGILVIDSAVQRDHPLIAPVLTEADVFPDPGQELIKRGADDVHGHGTSFAGIAIYRDFENSIEKLSFDQ from the coding sequence TTGGAACTCTGGGAGACAGGTGAGCGCAAAGAAATGAAAGCGTCTTTAGAACATATTGCTGAAACGCTAGAATACCTTTCCAGCGATACTGCTCCTATGAGAATTAGTAATAGTTATGTTGGTGATTATCTGTGCATAGCTAGAATTAAAGTCACTCACGAAGTTTTAGAGTCTTTACTGGAACTGGAACCTGTCAAGGAAATTGATTGTCGTCCCCAACCTGCATTTGATAGAACTGCCGATTATAATTTACCAACTTCCCGTTTACCCGAAGTTATTTCTCCACCTGAAGAGAATTCCGGCATTCTTGTTATCGATTCAGCTGTACAAAGAGATCATCCATTAATTGCGCCAGTGCTGACTGAAGCTGATGTATTTCCAGATCCAGGACAGGAATTAATAAAACGTGGTGCAGATGATGTACATGGACATGGTACAAGTTTTGCTGGCATTGCTATCTATAGAGATTTCGAAAACTCTATTGAAAAACTATCATTTGATCAATAA